Proteins co-encoded in one Chloroflexota bacterium genomic window:
- a CDS encoding ferritin family protein, producing the protein MTEPLQQALLALKMAMQTERDGREFYLKAAAATAHEGGRTLFTRLADDELAHLAMLQAREQALLQDGRWLPLTETLSASIPSTPIFAKPLGANELNAYTSDLSALRIAYLRERDAVEFYTRAAEQTDDPEGKKMYVALAEMEQAHQDALETEYKLLSDQFKATMGFAPF; encoded by the coding sequence ATGACAGAGCCACTGCAACAGGCGCTTCTGGCGCTGAAAATGGCCATGCAGACCGAACGCGATGGCCGCGAGTTCTACCTGAAGGCCGCGGCTGCCACGGCGCACGAAGGCGGTCGGACGCTCTTCACGCGCCTCGCCGACGACGAACTGGCCCATCTGGCCATGCTTCAGGCCAGGGAGCAGGCGCTGCTCCAAGATGGCCGCTGGCTTCCGCTGACCGAAACCCTCTCGGCGTCCATCCCCTCCACGCCCATCTTCGCGAAGCCGCTGGGCGCAAACGAACTGAACGCTTACACGTCGGACCTGTCGGCGCTGCGCATCGCCTACCTGCGCGAGCGCGACGCTGTGGAGTTCTACACGCGCGCAGCCGAGCAAACCGACGACCCAGAGGGCAAGAAGATGTACGTCGCCCTGGCCGAAATGGAGCAGGCGCACCAGGACGCGCTGGAAACCGAATACAAGTTGCTGTCCGACCAATTCAAAGCCACGATGGGATTTGCACCTTTCTAG
- a CDS encoding ferritin family protein translates to MEDKTILEALKLAAHKEQDARKFYLESAERVKDACGREMFLSLADEEQHHLTMVQRQYESLVGGGGWVEFAEAAAVAEFEPLKARTNLKQAVGETTSEMDALLLAIQLENDSYDLYVQQAERVASPAGKQMYRYLAQAERRHFDILMLNYEHMITTGGFLGLAAKSCD, encoded by the coding sequence ATGGAAGACAAGACCATTTTGGAGGCCCTGAAACTGGCGGCGCACAAAGAGCAGGATGCCCGCAAGTTCTACCTGGAGTCGGCGGAGCGTGTGAAAGACGCCTGCGGGCGGGAGATGTTCCTCTCGCTGGCCGACGAGGAGCAGCATCACCTGACCATGGTGCAGCGCCAATACGAATCCCTCGTCGGGGGCGGCGGCTGGGTGGAATTCGCGGAGGCGGCTGCGGTGGCCGAGTTTGAGCCGCTCAAGGCGCGCACGAACCTCAAGCAAGCCGTCGGCGAGACCACATCCGAGATGGACGCCTTGCTCCTGGCAATCCAACTGGAGAACGACAGTTACGACCTGTACGTACAGCAGGCCGAGCGCGTCGCCAGCCCCGCTGGCAAGCAGATGTACCGCTACCTGGCCCAGGCCGAGCGCCGCCACTTTGACATCCTGATGCTGAACTACGAGCACATGATAACGACAGGCGGGTTCTTGGGCCTGGCCGCCAAATCCTGCGATTGA
- a CDS encoding 2-oxoacid:ferredoxin oxidoreductase subunit beta, with protein MVTVKDYQSPVTPTWCPGCGNFGIHQAVKMALAELGLEPHQVMLVSGIGQSSKLPDYTHANGFMTLHGRAIPCATGVKLVRPDLKVIVHSGDGDGYGEGMGHMVHAARRNIGIVHIAHNNQIYGLTKGQYSPTSAQGTRSSTSPEGAIDRPVNPLLIALAAGATFVARAFSKNSRELADIIKAAVQHRGYALIDVLQPCVTFNRVNTYEWYGERVYPVSQEPDYNPSDLNWAMRTAQIWGDRIPVGILYQTEDVPAYEEQVPALKAGPVGLRPIRPISADKAQALKAAYL; from the coding sequence ATGGTTACGGTCAAGGACTACCAGAGCCCGGTAACGCCAACCTGGTGCCCGGGCTGCGGCAACTTCGGAATTCACCAGGCCGTGAAGATGGCGCTCGCCGAACTGGGGCTTGAGCCGCACCAGGTGATGCTGGTGTCGGGCATCGGGCAGAGCAGCAAACTGCCGGACTACACCCACGCCAACGGGTTCATGACGTTGCACGGGCGCGCCATCCCGTGCGCCACCGGCGTCAAACTGGTGCGCCCCGACCTGAAGGTCATCGTCCACAGCGGCGACGGCGACGGCTACGGCGAGGGCATGGGGCACATGGTGCACGCCGCCCGTCGCAACATCGGCATCGTGCACATCGCCCACAACAATCAAATCTACGGCCTGACCAAGGGCCAGTACTCGCCCACCAGCGCCCAGGGCACGCGATCCAGCACCTCGCCCGAGGGGGCCATAGACCGGCCGGTGAATCCGCTCCTCATCGCGCTGGCCGCGGGCGCCACCTTCGTGGCCCGCGCGTTCTCCAAGAACAGCCGCGAACTGGCCGACATCATCAAGGCGGCCGTGCAGCACCGAGGCTATGCCCTCATAGACGTGCTCCAGCCGTGTGTTACCTTCAACCGCGTGAACACCTACGAATGGTACGGCGAGCGCGTGTATCCCGTGAGCCAGGAGCCGGACTACAACCCATCCGACCTGAACTGGGCCATGAGGACGGCGCAGATATGGGGCGACCGCATCCCCGTGGGCATCCTCTACCAGACCGAGGACGTGCCCGCCTACGAGGAGCAAGTCCCGGCGCTGAAGGCCGGGCCGGTGGGCCTGCGGCCGATTCGCCCGATTTCGGCGGACAAGGCGCAGGCGCTCAAGGCCGCGTATCTGTAA
- a CDS encoding 2-oxoacid:acceptor oxidoreductase subunit alpha — MKNDMTFVLGGEAGQGVESTGAGFALALARAGLRVFAVPDYRSRIRGGHNFFQIRAGDYEFFSHDERVHLALALTREAVDFHVRQLVPGGAIIYDPALKVDKSGWPDGVQDFAMPVADLVQQAGGSKLMMNTAMVGIAAGLTGLDLRFVEGVIEDNFGRKRGESLAEANLKVARAAYDYARAHFAERFPFKLEPVDAPKRLLIGGNPAMSLGALAAGCQFMAGYPMTPGSPILEMISAKAAELGVVTKHTEDEIAAICMAIGAGRAGARAATATSGGGFSLMVEALGLAGMTEVPVVIFEVQRPGPSTGLPTRTEQSDLMFVLHASQGEFPRIVLAPGTIEEAFRDGWRAFNLAEKYQCPVIVLSDHFLATSLQTVPPEALDFDSVVIDRGVMLTPEQLDALEGEYKRFVFTDSGISPWAPPGHPKGVYRSASDEHDEYGSIEEDATNRRRMMEKRMRKLETARADMLPPRLYGPERAAITFVSWGSGYYPVREAMRLLAQQGVSANFLHITDIWPFPAQAVAEALRGAKRIVAVESNYTGQMAGLIRRETGIHIEERILRYDGRPISPEYILRGLEGA; from the coding sequence ATGAAGAACGACATGACGTTTGTACTCGGAGGAGAGGCGGGCCAGGGCGTGGAGTCCACAGGCGCGGGGTTCGCCCTGGCGCTGGCGCGCGCGGGCCTGCGCGTATTCGCCGTGCCCGACTACCGCTCCAGGATTCGCGGCGGGCACAACTTTTTCCAGATTCGCGCGGGCGACTACGAGTTCTTCTCCCACGACGAGCGGGTGCACCTGGCGCTGGCCCTGACCCGCGAGGCGGTGGACTTCCACGTGCGGCAGTTGGTACCCGGCGGAGCCATCATCTATGACCCCGCGCTCAAGGTGGACAAATCGGGCTGGCCCGACGGGGTGCAGGATTTCGCCATGCCCGTCGCCGACCTGGTGCAGCAGGCAGGCGGCAGCAAGTTGATGATGAACACGGCCATGGTGGGCATCGCCGCCGGCCTGACGGGCCTGGACCTCCGCTTTGTGGAGGGCGTCATTGAGGATAACTTCGGGCGCAAGCGGGGCGAAAGCCTGGCCGAGGCCAACCTGAAGGTAGCTCGTGCGGCCTATGATTACGCCCGCGCCCACTTCGCCGAACGCTTCCCATTCAAACTAGAGCCGGTGGACGCGCCCAAGCGCCTGCTCATCGGCGGGAACCCGGCTATGTCGCTGGGGGCGCTGGCGGCGGGCTGCCAGTTCATGGCGGGCTACCCCATGACCCCCGGCTCGCCCATCCTGGAGATGATCAGCGCCAAGGCCGCCGAGCTCGGCGTGGTAACCAAGCACACCGAGGATGAGATCGCCGCCATCTGCATGGCCATCGGCGCGGGCCGCGCCGGTGCCAGGGCGGCCACCGCCACGTCGGGCGGCGGCTTCTCCCTCATGGTGGAGGCGCTGGGGTTGGCCGGCATGACCGAAGTCCCCGTCGTCATCTTTGAGGTGCAGCGCCCGGGGCCTTCCACCGGCCTGCCCACCCGCACCGAGCAGAGCGACCTGATGTTCGTGCTCCACGCGTCCCAGGGCGAATTCCCCCGCATCGTCCTGGCCCCCGGCACGATAGAAGAAGCCTTCCGCGATGGCTGGCGCGCCTTCAACCTGGCCGAGAAGTACCAGTGCCCGGTCATCGTTCTGTCCGACCACTTCCTGGCCACGTCGCTGCAGACGGTGCCGCCCGAGGCGCTGGACTTTGACAGCGTGGTCATTGACCGCGGCGTCATGCTCACGCCCGAGCAACTGGACGCGCTGGAGGGCGAGTACAAGCGGTTCGTCTTCACCGACAGCGGCATCTCGCCGTGGGCGCCGCCAGGGCACCCGAAGGGCGTGTACCGTTCGGCCAGCGACGAGCACGACGAGTACGGGAGCATAGAGGAAGACGCGACAAACCGCCGCCGCATGATGGAAAAGCGGATGCGCAAGTTGGAAACCGCCCGCGCCGACATGTTGCCGCCCAGGCTGTACGGCCCGGAGCGCGCGGCCATCACCTTCGTGTCCTGGGGTTCGGGCTACTACCCCGTGCGCGAGGCCATGCGCCTGCTGGCCCAGCAAGGCGTCTCCGCTAACTTCCTGCACATCACCGACATCTGGCCCTTCCCGGCCCAGGCGGTGGCCGAAGCCCTGCGCGGGGCCAAGCGCATCGTCGCCGTGGAGAGCAACTACACCGGCCAGATGGCCGGCCTGATACGGCGGGAGACCGGCATCCACATAGAAGAGCGAATCCTGCGTTACGACGGCAGACCCATCTCACCGGAGTACATTCTCCGTGGACTGGAGGGGGCGTAG
- a CDS encoding ferritin family protein, whose amino-acid sequence MSDEHTARLMAILRDAMELERRGHAFYLEAAEATSAARGKSMFLSLAKDELDHLAYLDGAFRSLLRDGTLPDLPAPAQAEPQAAPSRPEVFPSPKEAAREIKASAGERDALKRGMQAEQDSIALYSQAASQAQTEAEKALFGSLVAVEQGHLTILQGEYDYINQTGFWMGFQEFTLE is encoded by the coding sequence ATGAGCGACGAACACACAGCACGGCTGATGGCCATCCTGCGGGACGCCATGGAATTGGAGCGGCGCGGCCATGCCTTCTACCTGGAAGCCGCGGAGGCGACTTCCGCCGCGCGTGGCAAGAGCATGTTCCTGAGCCTGGCCAAGGACGAACTGGATCACCTGGCCTACCTGGACGGCGCGTTCCGCTCGCTGCTGCGGGACGGCACACTGCCGGATCTGCCCGCGCCAGCGCAGGCCGAACCCCAAGCCGCACCCAGCCGCCCGGAGGTCTTCCCCTCGCCCAAGGAGGCCGCCCGCGAAATCAAGGCCAGCGCGGGCGAACGCGACGCCCTGAAACGGGGCATGCAGGCCGAGCAGGACTCCATCGCCCTCTACAGCCAGGCGGCTAGCCAGGCCCAGACCGAGGCAGAGAAGGCCCTCTTCGGCTCCCTCGTCGCCGTGGAACAAGGCCACCTAACGATCCTGCAGGGCGAGTACGACTACATCAACCAGACGGGTTTCTGGATGGGATTCCAGGAGTTCACCCTGGAGTAG